In the Telopea speciosissima isolate NSW1024214 ecotype Mountain lineage chromosome 6, Tspe_v1, whole genome shotgun sequence genome, CGATCGTCATCAAgggtgttgaaattatttatccacccatgtccccctttggatagtccgccgtgttagagctcctgtatgatatacatattgtttcctccctttcctacaaggtcggttTTTTAGAGGAAGTGGTCCCAATATAGTATCAGAGCAGGTAGGGGTCACAGTAGTGAGTCCCTCTGGGAGCGGGCATGTGTTGAAAATATTTATCCACccatgtccccctttggatagtccgccgtgttagagctcctgtatgatatacatattgtttcctcctttTCCTACAAGGTTGGCCTTTCAGAGAAGCGGTCCCAACAAAGGGTTTCAACACTGATACAAAATGATGCAAACCTGGGTTTGaataacccttattgggttgcttGTGGACTGACTCAAGCAAGGCAATACTCAAATATAAAATTCAATGGCAATCTGGTTTTTTGGGAATCTAACTCACAAGAAAAGGAACAAAAGGGAATAAGTCACATATGAGGGGTAATTTTTGGAAGGGTTGGTATAATAGAGACTTAAGGGgataaaaggagaaagaagtgGCAATATGGGAAAGTGCGGTAATAGGACTAAGAAATAAGGAATCGTGAAAGAAAGgttatcttcttcaacctttgaaCTTCAAACAGGGGCGGTAGAACCAGACTAGCATTTAGGTGATAGAACTCACCTAAGCAGCCTCAGATTCACTCGAAATTTCACGGAAAAGTCGATACCTTAATGCTCGATTGAATTCAGCCTATAATACCACGAAGAAGCAGCTGGAGATTTGtttaaaattctgaaacagGCTCTAGCGGAACAATGGATTCCAGATCTGGTTTCAGAACAGTAAACCAATATATAGGGAACTTTGGGGAGAGATATCCAAGGGGCTGAATCCCCCTGAGGAAGCGAGTTAACTCCCAGAATCTCAGGTCAAAAGGGTTGATATCCGCAGGGTTATAGCAGGTCGTTCATAACCAGATTTGTTAGCAGGAAAtgtaataaaagaagaagaacagaataAGAGGGGAAATATCAGGACAGGGGAGAAGAGGTTGTTGCACAACCTGATTTGTACCAATCTGGTAACAAAACTCAAGAATTTTATTCATTCAAATCTGCCCAACGAATTGGGTTACAAgcatatttatataaaaagaaaagtttCCTAATTGAAGTGtaaaacagaaatagaattaAAATCTACTTCTTAATTACTTACTAAAATGTagactaactaaaatagaaacccgataaaactcaaattggtaATTCCCTAATTGCTAACcgaaataaaagattacatatatCTTCCAAATAAAACAATTCCTAAATACTGAACCTAAAACCTACTAAGACCCGGTTTGTCTTGGTTTGGGTTCTCAAATGGGTTTGGCCCGGCCCATGGAACAGCTTCTGCATCAGTTGTCTATTTTCTTCTCAAGTTTGAGCTATTTCCTGGTAATTTACATAAGTTATATTTCTTCAATCATTCTTCTCTATAATGGGGATGTAAGAGAAATGAAGGCATTTGAGTTGCAGCAATCCCAGCAAGCTGAGCCAGGACATTTTGATGCAGAGCTGAGGGTGAGtactcaaggaagaagaagatgaaggatgCTGCCTAGATGGCAGCCACAATTTTGGGCTGCTGTCTAAGCAGCCACGATTTTAACTTGGGTTGTTTTAGTCCTTTTTTGTCTTATTTGAACTTATTTGAGTCCTTATGTTATGGTCCAGTCTAGTGGTTTAGCTGAGGttatttactttctattttcataattagAAGTGGTCAACAATAAGCTCACATCAGTTTAGAAACTGATTGTGTCTTGTACTCCAAGCAACGGGACCAAATTGgaaactttctaattttggaCCCTGCTGCTCCTTTCTATCATTATATAAAGCAACCCAAGGGGGCAGAAGAGCTCGACGATTTTTGCTTCAACTCTTTGCTGCTGTTTGCATGCTTTCTCTTATGGAGTTTCCTTAGTGTTTGATCTAAGGTGTGAGGGGCTGGTGTTCGATCCAGTCGAAtccttgtggtgtgaagcccgggaGGTTGTAATCATTGGTTCTTCATCCCAACACTGTTCTACAGCCATtagaggttgtcttcaaccttcaatCCTTTCTGCTGCAAGGTCAGACCTGTTCTcttgttagtttctatttctgttcctCACCTTCTAATTCTATCACTTCAATCCCCAGCTATCAACTCCCCTTCATCTTTTGATCGAGTTTCTCCCCATGAGAGGATCAACTGATCCAAAACTTCCATATAAATCTCTGCTATTATTTTCTACCTTATTTTAGACCTATGTCCTCACTTCCCCTGTTCTGTCCAGACCCTTAAGTTACTAATATTCTGGTTTTCCCTATTCTGTTTCACAGCCATATTAATACCTGACCATCCCACGAGTGTGACCTAATTTCCCTGTTTTAAGATCCTGGTTTGGGACTATTTGAAGTTCTCAAATCTGTCCTACATTAGATTTTGTTAGTCAAAAAGTCCAAAATCCTCTCAGTTTAGTTTGGGCAGGATTCTGGATGCACCAGTGACTTTACCGATTAAATACCACTGAGAACAAAGCCCAAAGACAAAACAAGAACATAAGCAAACAAAGGGGAACCACATTTGTGACTCATAATAGCTCACATGTTTATTGTGCTATAACATTATACAACATTCATTCCAAATACTCACTGAAAAAGCTTGATAAATTGCTCTTCCAAAAGAGATCTATATAAGCTAACAGTTATATTGGACCAGGGATCACAAGCTCACCTGTTTCATTTAGCAGCTCTAAAAGTCGTTGCCTTGTTGGAAGTGCATACATTCCAGCAAAAACTGCTGTCCTGACAGCCCATTTGTGGTATGGAGCACAGACCTGTGCATATGCTGTTGAAGCTGCTTCCCTCAAAGAACATTCACTGGAATAGGCAGGAAGTTTAGCATAAAAACTATCAATTACAAACCACAATGAAAAAATTAACTGTAGCAACAACCATGAGCAAGAACCCATACTGACATTgcaaattttcattaatttgaaTCCACATAAAGGGACAACAAGCTCCAAAATTTCAAAGAAAACAAAGTTGATGAATTCTATTTTGTATCCCACTTTTGGCTGTTTTGGGACAGATTAACAACTTTTATTGCAATGCAGATTATCCCctataggaaaagaagaaaaaataaaaaaatgcatacAATTAATTGTTTCAATTTGTAAGATATATTGTGGCCTGAATTTCACTTGTAAATGTAACAATTGAACACATAGTGGGTAGTAAATATGCAAAAGATAATTAAATTtccatgaaattttcaaattcatATTATAATATTACAAGTGTTGCTCatagatttcaaaagaaaatttcataGGGAATGGACTTTGTTTACACCACCTGAAAATGAAAAGCATGCAGGGAtgaagtccagattttatttcAGGGGAAACAATCATTCTTTCATACTCTACTAtaaactttatttttgttttcatttcccATTACAAATTATAATCAAGATGATGGTTATTCATATATAGAATATTTTCTgataattaaaatattaataaatagcagaaaagtatatatatttttttttggtaattcaaGAGGCATGGTTTGATTTGAACCAAATGTAGAGATCAGGTTCCCTCGATTTGAAAAAATGCCAAATTTTGATGGGGTGTCTCAATTATATGGTCCATGAGTTGGCTTTCTCCCTTGTAGTTCTATTCATTATCTTCAAAACATGAAGTTCTAATGGTTTTTACAAGCTTTACTGGGAAAGCGAGGCCTATGCACCAAATTCGGGTATTAGCTATCTTCTTGCATATGGTCAGTACAcctttcccttaaaaaaaaaaatcatgattgAACTGGTCCGTGATAGAGGGGAAAACAAGCGTATCTATATGCCCTAACCATACAGcatattttatgatttttttttttttggaaattaataATGGAGTGAGACTTTATGCCAGGATCATATGACAATGTGGGCAATTCTGATCCAACGATCTTTCCAAGGATGCCTCCCCTTATTGAAGTTTATAATCTATTCAAGCGACTCATataaaaattccaaaataaTAGCTTTTAACTGGTGTTTGCAAACTTATTACATCTATCTGAaccaaaagctttttcattgtttttatttttttttcggtGATGGTGGTTGGGGTGAGGTGTTATGGGGATGGGCTAACAACCCACATAAGCTCTTACCTCTCATATCTTAAATCACAGATTtattcctataaaaaaaaaaaaattgggaagcAAAAGGCGGTGGGGGCAAACTTTGGCTGTCCCCAGTGTCATTAACTAGACCACGTGTAACAAACAAACATCTTACTCGTGGGGGAACCCTTAGCCCCCTGGCTCCGGCTCTGCCTATATATACAATCTGTTTGGTTCTTGAGATTGTAGAGTCAATTATCTCAGGTTTTAGCACTCATGCCTTTTGGTTGAACTCAGTAGGCGCTTATGTGGTGAGGCTGAAGTCAATGGATTGAACTTGTATTTAATAGTGAATTTGACTAGATGGTGGAGTGAGTATTCAGCATCATTTAGACATAGCCAAGGATGAGTCAAACATTATATAGGTCTCCAATTTCTAGTAAATTTGTTCTTCGTTCATTCTTTGCCATTGCAAATGAACCcaataaaacccattttaaaaATGTGATCTTCTAGATACTTACATTGAGAAACTAAGTCTGTAATAACATTGAAAAATTCGAAGAATTTGACCACCTTAACGGACAAACATATTCTAAGGACTTTCAACAAGCAGTACATCTATCTATAATAATCTACAATAATACATTTTAGGGCTTAATAACTTGTAGACAACTCCAAACCTAGAAAAGTCAGGAAAAAATTTATCTGGATTATTCACAAAGTATCATAAAGACTTGACTCTGAACTTGCCCAGTACATAAGACATGTGCTAGTAGATTGATTCTTGGACTTTAAACAACATACTAACATAAGGCTAAAATTAAGCTGATCTAaatgctaatttttttttaacagagaTTGATGCTAACAGGTTAAATGAAAAACTTATGACTGCTTAGGTTAGATCCCAGTGTTTGTGTAGGACGTTAAAAACTAAAGCAATGAGTTAGAATGATAACAAAAACCTGGACCTGTGTTCAGCTACCCTGGACCTGTGCCAGCTGAACACAGGTTCATTGCCCAGCCAATATCTTGGGTAATTGACATGTTCAGAAAAGGCTATCAGGGATGAAGTACTAGGGTTCTGTTTTCTAGAAACTTTGCTCGTCCATCAGACATCCACCAAAAGTAGATGAGGTTAAGTTGATTTTTTATGGGTGCTCATCTAGAAGCTTGGGTCAGACTGGTTTAAGTCCAGAAAAGACTGTTCATTTTATCCAAATATTTTATGTAGACTTTTCACCATCAATAGATATGGTTAAAATTACTTCTGCAAAATACTGGTTAATTACAAACCTTTTCGTCATCTATGTATATCATAGAACCACAGATTTATCACTATGAACATAAAGACAGACTAGAGAACCGAATTTGTAACTTATCTCAATTTTCATCATACCAGTACCCAACTACTCATGAAGGTTGAACAATTAAGGTTAAAATATTACATGCATAATGAATGAAGATAATTCATGAAAAATAAGTAAAACATACTCAGATGTAAGGAATTGTTTGAACAAAGCTCTGATGAGGTCAAGACCCTGTCTAACTCTACGTAAATTACGTGAACGGCTCCCCGGCGTTCTAACTGAGTCATTTTCAACATCATGATCAAGAATGTTTTTTAAAGTGTCATATGTCTTCGATGCTTCTACTAGATCACGGACCTGAATGGATCAGGAACTGCATTAGATTCAGTGAAGAAATTCAGACTTAAACATACATTCACAAGcacaaatttaaaaataaataagaatttgTAAATTTACAGGAATTTCATATAAATGTTGAAACATTGAAATACTGATGATTTTTACTGTAACTCAGCACTAAAATTCCATCTTTCATAGATATCTTTTGAAAAGTCAGGTAAATTTGATTTCCATAATGAAAAGCCTAAGACTCTGAAAATCATATCTCATTGCTTGGAATTTACTCTCCTAAAGTTCTCTTAAACctcaaacatgaaaataaaagactgCTGAGGAAGAAGTAGCAGTATATGGGCATTATGGCATAAAAAGGCGAGGGAGAGGTACAAGGTCTGCTTTTGAAATTCAAGTTGGGGATAACGAGCTCGTGTCCCTCTTCTTCTCGTATCAGATTTACTCCACCTGCGCACAATTAGTTTTCCAGCTGGGTGAGCCAATAGCGAATATTCTTTTCTCGGAACAAAGGACCACCTTCACCTATCACTTACTGAACTTACCGAACTCACTATCGTAACAGCACCAAAAGACTTATTCGCCTGCTTACGCGATTTGAAACCCAGTTCCCAGGAGGAAGCCTTCTTTGAATGAATTGTTATGCAATTCGGTCTCAAAAAACATGGGACGTAGTAGCTAGTCTCGGTCGTGCCTATAGCTGTCTCCCCCTCCTTCCCTTAAGATAGGTCTCTTAGGGAAGGGAGGAGCACCTTGACTCTTTGTTTATGAGATCCGGACACATACAGCTATTTGAATTGATACTTTCAATTTCTAACTGATTGACTTTAACTCCTATCTCCCGAATGTGGGGAGTTCCCTTGCTCCTGCTACGTATGATTAACCAGCCTTGTGCCGGAAAAAGGACTAGATGTTCCCCCATGCTACGGTTCCCTATGAGCCGAGATCGTAAAGAGCATACTGCGAGTAGGAAGTGCAATTAATACCATAGATTCAGAAGCATCAAACCTCTCTTGTTCAGAAAATCGTGTGAGGAGCCCCTTTCTAAGCTATAGCAATAGTGCAAAGAAATGAATTAGAACCTGGGCATAGGTCGATAGAGCAGCAGGGCGGCTGCGGTGGTCCTGGGGACTCATTCTAACTAAAACAAGGCCAACTGCAACTCGATTGGAGGAAAGGGCTGGCAAGGTTTAGAGATCTCTAATCACACTACCAATCAATTGCAACAAACTACCGGTAGTCACAATCATGGAAAAGGAGCTAAAGGAAATCCTACTGGTTGTTTTAGTTGTGGAAACCAATAGTTGATCCACATTGCACTCTCGTCTGGAGCTGTTCTTTTGCACTCAAGCCTTGGACGGCAGATGTCCAGTTGGGATGGCAGAAGCAGGTGAACAATCAGATTATATCCAATATCAAAGATATTTCACAAATATGATTGCTAGTTTTGTACTGCAGATTTAGCCTCAATCACTTTGCATCACACATATGTACAAGCACTGAATTGGAAAGTTTGAACCTGAAACCTATATAAAAGAATATGAATTCTGACCTTTGGAACATTCTTTTATCTTCTCATAACTTCAAAGAAAGTGATATTGCAATTACATAGACTGCTTTGCCAGTATCTTTGGTTGGCAAGCAAATATTTGTGCTTCTGTAAATACGGTTTGGAGCAGGAAACATGTTGACATGTCTTGATTTCAATTCATTCTGATTTCCTCATGTCAACAGAGCATGATCATCCACATGTAACAATCAAGCTGTCCCAAATAGAGTTGTCAAGTGCATACCTCAGTTCCATACTTTCCCTATTTCGGAAagcattttgtacttttatcTTGTGTTTAATTAACACCCGTATTGTACTGTACGCAGCCGTACAATGCTTCAACAGGTACCTGCTGGCCTGTTCCTTTTTTGGGTGAGGTTGGGTTGGAGTCAACCATCAGACCTACTATAACATCTAGATGATAATTTAGTATTGGGTCATCTATGAAATTTCGTATGGTAAACTGGTTCAGGGTTATGGTGGAATGGATTTATTTTCTGACTGGTGAAACAGAGAGTAACACCAAACAACAGCATTTCCAAATTTCACaattctctcactctctctcaacTTTTCTTACTCATCTTAATAAGTATACTTTCTATATAAGTGCTGACAAACTATGATCCATTTTTAATGGGTGTCTTTATAACCTCCGTGAAGGTCTTTTATAGATCAATGCTTCCATATTTTggtaagggagagggttgggtatACCGCCAGCTTTGGGTAAGCTAGCggcatacaccaatcacaggGCTGGACACATGCTGGGAACTCTGGCagcgtgcccagccttttccctaatTGGGTCCAACCCGAAGGAGAATGAATCCAACAGTTACTGGAGTAAACAGTGAAATGCTTTCGAGAGGGTCGTCATCCCAAATCGATAAAATCCAGAAGCTCGTGGAAATTAGGATGCCCGATGATATCAGccatttggttttatttttttctatctAAACAACAACACAGAAAAGGGAATGGCACTGTACACCTCGCAAATGCATCGCATGATTATTCCATATTTACCAAAAAGGGTGTTACCTACCaatataagtaattaaattaaggAAAGAAGAACTATTCACCCATTGAACGAAACCAAATAAACAAATCCCCGAATCCGCAGAatcaaaatgaagaaagaaaaagtgaaCAAATTTAAAGTAAACAAGAGAGCAAAAGCGAAAACCTAACTAACCTTGGCAACGTACTCCAATTCGGCGAATTTGAAAGCGATGCCAAGGCATCCAAAGAGAACAGAGACAAGGGAACAAGCATCGGAGAAAGGAACCAAGCGAAGGTCCTCAGAGCTTGTGGAGACGATCTTGGCGAGCTCCTCAAACGCATCTGCTATAAAAGAAAGGGGCGTTCCGGAGTCCTCAAACGACTCCTCTTCATCCATGACGCTTTTGGTGATGCTCATGTTGGTCTCTTTCCtccatcaatcaatcaaataaaGAACCACTCTCGATTCCTTTTTTAACGAATTATATATTCTTTGGAGAATTGAACTGGCAAAGATTCTATAAGAATTCGAATAAAGTTGCAATTAgattcactctctctcttttacgacttttctctcttttctatcaATCTACTTTTCTTCTTGCTTGTTCTATTTGGATTGGAAgatggaagtggtggtggttaGGAACGAAAGGCCATGGATCAATTGGGTCGCTACAGTTGCGCTCAGCCGGAGCACGGGGGAAAGCATGTCGGAGACAAAAGAGACTTCAACTTTCATGTTCCATTCCTACACCGCTGATTGCCCGGCAAATACAGTTGGTACCTTCCCGCCGCCGGTTTGGCGCGCACATGATGTTAATGCACGTGGTATGATGCAGAAATGGCCACGTTTGTTTCGGGTATGGAGCGGTTATTGGCTACTCCGAATTCGACTCCGATTGTCCGATATTGTGGAATATACCTTGggtttgaaaagtaaaataaaaattaagataCCGCTTGGTAAACTTGCGACTTTCTGGTCTGCTTCTCACAAAAcatgtttttggtgtttttgatTGTAGAAACAAAATTCTGGATTGTAAAATGGTGGTTGATAAACTTGTTCCAAGAACGTATCTAGAACACTGTATCTTCCACTGCTCTGCGTGGTAAAAGTAAAGGAGGTGGTGGATGTAACGTCAATGTCTCCTTCACCACTGCCTGTAGATACTACAGCTCTCCGATGTCGTTCTCTTCCACCTTTCTTTCCCTACCCACAACTCTATCATTGCCTACTCTATTGTACTGTTTGTTGTCTTGATTGTAGCCGCAATGAACAATTCAAGTATGAAGACATTAAGGTTTTTGCTGGAGATTTTATTGGGTTCATCCACCCCATTACCTTGGAATGCCAACAATGCATCTAGGAAATCCTTCTTCTTGTCCTTCCTTTCCTGCTCCAAGCTTTGTTCTTGGACTCTGTCCTTCACAATGCCAACAACAATTTCTAGAGCTCCACCTAATTTCTGTTGCATCTTCTTTCGAATACCTTGTGAGTCAAGCCATCGTAAAGAAATCGGTCATGTTGGGTTTCGCCAAAAGCTCCACAAGTTTATTAGTTAGTTGAAATAGCTCCTCTCCATTGGACCAATTTGGGGTCTTTTAGGTCTCTGTAGAGCGCTAGATTGTCGAT is a window encoding:
- the LOC122664997 gene encoding ACD11 homolog protein-like, coding for MSITKSVMDEEESFEDSGTPLSFIADAFEELAKIVSTSSEDLRLVPFSDACSLVSVLFGCLGIAFKFAELEYVAKVRDLVEASKTYDTLKNILDHDVENDSVRTPGSRSRNLRRVRQGLDLIRALFKQFLTSDECSLREAASTAYAQVCAPYHKWAVRTAVFAGMYALPTRQRLLELLNETDHSVEKEMRRYIDASLPVIEYIDKLYISKNISLDW